A genome region from Bradyrhizobium sp. WSM1417 includes the following:
- a CDS encoding GNAT family N-acetyltransferase, with protein MSTLRLEDLKQYSDTLRTRHGEALRVRFVEPRDTEELQHYFRSLSTRSRYNRFFGAISELPQGLLHEFLQIGERERFTVVATMMVDGFETIVAEARYALHAETATLEFGLSVADRWQGHGIATVLMKNLECRAAALGADHMFGDTLRSNAAMISLARKSDFAFVNHPDDWKLVRFDKEISVAPKDIPCASWRLVALSRQADSPSASA; from the coding sequence ATGAGCACCCTTCGCCTGGAAGATCTGAAGCAATATTCGGACACGCTGCGCACGCGACACGGCGAGGCGCTGCGCGTTCGCTTCGTCGAGCCGCGCGACACCGAGGAGCTCCAGCATTATTTTCGCTCGCTCTCGACGCGGTCCCGCTACAACCGCTTCTTCGGCGCGATCAGCGAACTGCCGCAGGGCCTGCTGCACGAATTCCTTCAAATCGGCGAGCGCGAACGTTTCACCGTGGTCGCGACCATGATGGTCGACGGCTTCGAGACCATCGTCGCCGAAGCGCGCTATGCGCTGCATGCCGAAACCGCGACGCTTGAATTCGGCCTGTCGGTTGCCGACCGCTGGCAGGGCCACGGCATCGCCACCGTGCTGATGAAGAATCTTGAATGCCGCGCGGCCGCGCTTGGCGCCGACCACATGTTCGGCGACACGCTGCGCTCCAACGCCGCCATGATCTCGCTCGCACGCAAATCGGACTTCGCCTTCGTCAACCATCCTGACGACTGGAAGCTGGTGCGCTTCGACAAGGAGATCTCCGTCGCACCGAAAGACATTCCTTGCGCGAGCTGGCGTCTCGTCGCGCTTTCCCGTCAGGCCGATAGCCCCTCAGCCTCGGCCTGA
- a CDS encoding DUF1127 domain-containing protein, giving the protein MSTLTQNSMTNHHAPGLIHQIGETLHVWHERYRTRRELTHWSARDLQDVGLSWSDVAYEADKPFWRA; this is encoded by the coding sequence ATGTCTACTTTGACCCAGAATTCGATGACAAATCATCATGCGCCAGGGCTGATCCATCAGATCGGCGAGACCCTTCACGTCTGGCACGAGCGCTACCGGACCCGGCGGGAGCTCACCCACTGGTCCGCGCGCGACCTTCAGGACGTCGGGCTGTCCTGGAGCGATGTGGCCTACGAGGCCGACAAACCCTTCTGGCGGGCCTGA
- a CDS encoding transcriptional regulator GcvA — translation MTARLPSLNGLRAFEAAARHLSFTLAASELNVTQTAISHQIRRLEEELGIRLFVRQNRALTLTPEARDYLPGVRAAFNDLRLATDRLLRKDDDKVLTVSTLASLAAKWLLPRLTDFQEHHPGIDVRITTSTSLVDFQRDNVDAAIRYGRGQWAGLRADWLMADELFPVCSPSLLRGDKPLRCPEDLKSHMLLHTSNANSDDWRLWLTAAGQPADIARQPGITFDMIFMTIQAAIDGIGVAMGRTSYVQDDIAKGRLVVPFKIALPADAGFYLVAPEGRREAPKLAAFRDWMIAATQNKA, via the coding sequence ATGACTGCCAGATTGCCCTCCCTGAACGGATTGCGGGCCTTTGAGGCCGCCGCGCGCCATCTCAGCTTCACGCTGGCGGCGTCCGAGCTGAATGTGACCCAGACCGCGATCAGCCATCAGATCCGCAGGCTCGAGGAGGAGCTCGGCATCCGCCTGTTCGTCCGGCAGAACCGCGCGCTGACGCTGACGCCGGAGGCGCGCGACTATCTGCCGGGCGTCCGCGCCGCCTTCAACGACCTTCGCCTTGCCACCGACCGGCTACTGCGCAAGGACGACGACAAGGTGCTGACCGTCTCGACGCTGGCCTCGCTGGCCGCAAAATGGCTGCTGCCGCGGCTGACCGATTTCCAGGAGCACCATCCCGGCATCGACGTCCGCATCACCACCTCGACCAGCCTCGTGGACTTCCAGCGCGACAATGTCGATGCCGCGATCCGTTACGGGCGCGGCCAGTGGGCGGGTTTGCGCGCCGACTGGCTGATGGCGGACGAGCTGTTTCCGGTGTGCAGCCCGTCTCTGCTGCGCGGTGACAAGCCGCTGCGCTGTCCCGAGGACCTCAAGAGCCACATGCTGCTGCACACCTCCAATGCCAACAGCGACGACTGGCGGCTGTGGTTGACGGCGGCGGGTCAGCCGGCCGACATCGCCAGGCAGCCCGGCATCACCTTCGACATGATCTTCATGACCATCCAGGCCGCGATCGACGGCATCGGCGTCGCGATGGGGCGGACCTCCTACGTCCAGGACGACATCGCCAAGGGCCGGCTCGTCGTTCCCTTCAAGATCGCGCTGCCGGCCGATGCCGGCTTCTATCTGGTCGCGCCGGAGGGTCGCCGCGAGGCGCCGAAGCTCGCGGCATTCCGCGACTGGATGATCGCTGCAACGCAGAATAAAGCTTGA
- a CDS encoding Rieske (2Fe-2S) protein, whose protein sequence is MARHVIAAVDEFPPGTRKFLEIDGRPIAIFNIKGEYFGLMNRCPHQGAALCEGPLIGLAQSKDPGEIEYTKLGEIIRCPWHGWEFDIRTGQSYCDPRRFRVKAYPAHVEPGASVVKGPYVAETIAVKVESDYVVVEL, encoded by the coding sequence ATGGCGCGGCATGTGATTGCCGCGGTCGATGAGTTTCCGCCCGGCACGCGAAAATTTCTGGAGATCGACGGACGGCCGATCGCGATCTTCAACATCAAGGGTGAATATTTCGGCCTGATGAACCGCTGCCCGCATCAGGGCGCAGCGCTGTGCGAGGGACCTTTGATCGGACTCGCGCAATCGAAGGATCCGGGCGAGATCGAATACACCAAGCTCGGCGAGATCATTCGCTGCCCCTGGCACGGCTGGGAGTTCGACATCCGCACCGGCCAGTCCTATTGCGACCCCCGCCGCTTCCGCGTCAAGGCCTACCCGGCCCATGTCGAGCCGGGTGCGAGCGTGGTGAAGGGGCCGTACGTTGCTGAGACGATTGCGGTGAAAGTCGAGAGCGATTACGTCGTGGTGGAGTTGTAG
- a CDS encoding amidohydrolase family protein, whose amino-acid sequence MNIQFRESSEAASPLAVKAAIADCDIHPARATRAELYPYLAKRWQHHLEVYGVHAYQGMMEGPPYPKAQPNASRRDAYPPEGGPQGSSLSFMQKQLLDPNNVQLGVLNPLNTGQGIRNHELSAALCSAINDWQIDKWTSKDKRLKASIVVGNEDGLSAAAEIRERAGDKNFVQVLLLSRNVEPLGQRRYWPIYQAAEEAGLPVGVHAFGFGGNPITPSGWPSYYIEEMVGHSQCQQSALASLVLEGVFERFPKLKMVMIEAGFGWAPSLAWRLDKVWQRLRSEVPHVKRPPSEYIREQVWWTTQPMEDPERREDLFDVIKWIGWDRLLFATDYPHWDYDEPSRVLPAGVNDDDREAFYLGNAKKLYGIA is encoded by the coding sequence ATGAATATTCAATTCCGCGAAAGCTCCGAAGCCGCTTCCCCACTGGCCGTCAAAGCCGCGATCGCGGACTGCGACATCCATCCGGCACGCGCGACCCGCGCCGAGCTCTATCCCTATCTGGCCAAACGCTGGCAGCATCATCTCGAAGTCTACGGCGTCCATGCCTATCAGGGCATGATGGAAGGTCCGCCCTATCCGAAGGCCCAGCCCAACGCCTCGCGCCGCGACGCCTATCCGCCGGAAGGCGGGCCGCAGGGCTCATCGCTGTCCTTCATGCAGAAGCAGCTGCTCGACCCCAACAACGTGCAGCTCGGCGTGCTCAATCCGCTTAACACCGGGCAGGGCATCCGCAATCACGAGCTCTCGGCCGCTTTGTGCTCGGCGATCAACGATTGGCAGATCGACAAATGGACCAGCAAGGACAAGCGGCTGAAGGCCTCCATCGTCGTCGGCAATGAGGACGGGCTGTCGGCCGCAGCCGAAATCCGCGAGCGCGCCGGCGACAAGAATTTCGTGCAGGTGCTGCTGCTCAGCCGCAATGTTGAGCCGCTCGGCCAGCGTCGCTACTGGCCGATCTATCAGGCCGCGGAAGAGGCCGGCCTTCCCGTCGGCGTCCACGCGTTCGGCTTCGGCGGCAACCCGATCACGCCGTCGGGCTGGCCTTCCTATTACATCGAGGAAATGGTCGGCCACTCGCAGTGTCAGCAATCGGCGCTCGCAAGCCTCGTGCTGGAGGGTGTGTTCGAGCGCTTCCCGAAATTGAAGATGGTGATGATCGAGGCCGGCTTCGGCTGGGCGCCGTCGCTGGCGTGGCGGCTCGACAAGGTCTGGCAGCGCCTGCGCAGCGAGGTGCCGCATGTGAAGCGGCCGCCGTCGGAATATATCCGCGAGCAGGTGTGGTGGACGACGCAGCCGATGGAGGATCCGGAGCGCCGCGAGGATCTGTTCGACGTCATCAAGTGGATCGGCTGGGATCGGCTGCTGTTCGCCACCGACTATCCGCACTGGGACTACGACGAGCCGTCGCGCGTGCTGCCCGCAGGCGTCAACGACGATGATCGCGAGGCCTTCTATCTCGGCAATGCGAAGAAGCTGTACGGGATCGCTTGA
- a CDS encoding amidohydrolase family protein, with the protein MASLIAGGVDCDVHPAVPHLTSLLPYLNDYWRDQVTTRGMVDLISQSYPQNSPITARPDWRPESGKPGESLADMQRHVLDPFQLSHAICNPLYGVQMVFSEDLQAAFCRALNDWLAKEWLDRDPRLRGSIVIPTQSVEKAVAEIERCAQDRRFVQVLMLVMGDTPLGKRALWPIYEAAERLELPIGIHAGSAYHNPPTAVGWGSYHIEDYAGQAQAFQTQLTSLIVEGVFAKYPRLKMVMLESGVSWISPFLWRLHKFWRGVRMETPWVDRAPLDIVRSNIRFSLQPFDAPPDEATLIRLFDHMQSDELVVFSTDYPHWQFDGQEALPAGLTPDLVRKIMIDNPHATYPRLT; encoded by the coding sequence ATGGCGTCCCTGATCGCCGGCGGGGTGGATTGCGATGTGCATCCGGCCGTGCCGCATCTGACCAGCCTGCTGCCCTACCTGAACGACTATTGGCGCGATCAGGTGACGACACGCGGCATGGTCGATCTCATCTCGCAATCCTACCCGCAAAACTCGCCGATCACGGCGCGGCCCGACTGGCGCCCCGAAAGCGGCAAGCCGGGCGAGAGCCTGGCGGACATGCAGCGCCACGTGCTCGATCCCTTTCAGCTCTCGCATGCCATCTGCAATCCGCTCTATGGCGTGCAGATGGTGTTTTCCGAGGATCTGCAGGCCGCCTTCTGTCGCGCGCTGAACGACTGGCTCGCGAAAGAATGGCTCGATCGCGATCCGCGGCTGCGCGGCTCCATTGTGATCCCAACCCAAAGCGTCGAGAAGGCGGTCGCCGAGATCGAGCGCTGTGCGCAAGACCGCCGCTTCGTGCAGGTGCTGATGCTGGTGATGGGCGACACGCCGCTCGGCAAGCGCGCGCTCTGGCCGATCTACGAGGCGGCAGAACGGCTGGAACTCCCGATCGGCATTCATGCCGGTTCCGCCTATCACAATCCGCCGACCGCCGTCGGCTGGGGGTCCTACCACATCGAGGATTATGCCGGTCAGGCCCAGGCGTTCCAGACCCAGCTCACCAGCCTGATCGTCGAGGGCGTGTTCGCCAAATATCCGCGGCTGAAAATGGTGATGCTGGAATCCGGGGTGTCCTGGATCTCCCCCTTTCTGTGGCGCCTGCACAAGTTCTGGCGCGGGGTGCGGATGGAGACGCCGTGGGTCGATCGCGCGCCGCTGGACATTGTGCGCAGCAACATCCGCTTCTCGTTGCAGCCATTCGACGCGCCGCCGGATGAGGCGACATTAATTCGCCTGTTTGATCATATGCAGTCGGACGAATTGGTCGTATTCTCCACCGACTATCCGCACTGGCAGTTCGACGGCCAGGAGGCGCTGCCCGCAGGTCTCACCCCCGATCTCGTGCGCAAGATCATGATCGATAATCCGCATGCGACCTATCCCCGCCTGACCTAG
- a CDS encoding CinA family protein: MKELVSIAEQVAAKLIARKQTIAVAESSTGGLISASLLAVPGASAYFLGGAVVYTRDARRVLMDISDEGMKGFRSSSEPYAQLLAERMRSRFNCNWGLSETGASGPTGNRYGDAAGHSCMAVAGPAVEAMTLETGSNDRLANMQTFAATALKLLLKNLER; this comes from the coding sequence ATGAAAGAGCTCGTTAGCATTGCGGAACAGGTCGCCGCAAAACTGATCGCGCGCAAACAGACCATTGCCGTGGCGGAATCCTCGACCGGCGGACTGATCTCGGCCAGCCTGCTCGCGGTCCCCGGCGCGTCCGCCTATTTCCTCGGCGGGGCCGTTGTCTACACCCGCGATGCCCGGCGTGTGCTGATGGATATTTCGGACGAAGGAATGAAGGGCTTTCGTTCCTCGTCGGAGCCCTACGCGCAGCTGCTGGCCGAGCGGATGCGCAGCCGCTTCAACTGCAACTGGGGCCTGTCCGAGACCGGCGCGTCCGGTCCCACCGGCAATCGCTACGGCGATGCGGCGGGCCACAGCTGCATGGCGGTCGCCGGGCCCGCAGTCGAGGCGATGACGCTGGAGACGGGCAGCAACGACCGCCTCGCTAACATGCAAACCTTTGCGGCGACAGCGCTGAAATTGCTGCTGAAGAATCTGGAGCGCTGA
- a CDS encoding nuclear transport factor 2 family protein, which yields MSNDLEQLTALNRDYVASVQNCDVKRFDEILAPEFYCSNPDKTLVDREAFLKQTARPIAMRNLREHEVIIRIMGDFAIIHATTSYTNADGQQATGRYTDCWAKTNGTWLAVSAHVSR from the coding sequence ATGAGCAACGACCTCGAACAGCTCACCGCGCTCAACCGCGACTATGTCGCCTCGGTGCAGAATTGCGACGTCAAGCGCTTCGACGAGATTTTAGCGCCGGAGTTCTACTGCTCGAATCCCGACAAGACGCTGGTCGATCGCGAGGCCTTCCTGAAGCAGACGGCGCGTCCGATAGCGATGCGGAATCTGAGGGAGCACGAGGTCATCATCCGCATCATGGGCGATTTCGCCATCATCCACGCAACGACGAGCTACACCAATGCGGACGGCCAGCAGGCCACCGGGCGCTATACCGATTGCTGGGCGAAGACGAACGGGACATGGCTGGCAGTGTCGGCGCACGTGTCGCGGTAA
- a CDS encoding amidase, with translation MAKSEWSFKSAVELSAALTAKKVSAVELTQDAIARIERHDEKINAICVRDFDRALDAAREADAALARGERKPLLGLPMTIKESFNIAGLPTTWGFVPQKDFKPAEDALAVARIRQAGGVILGKTNVPVGLGDWQSYNDIYGTTNNPYDLGRTPGGSSGGSSAALAAGYCALATGSDIGGSLRVPAFHCGIFAHKPTINLCPARGETPPPFPAIPREGDLAVIGPMARTAADLSLLLDVMAGPDPLDAGVAYNLDLPVARHQSLRDFRVLMIDSHPLLPTDRDVRGAIDRLATDLSKVGVTIARESVQFVDFAETSRLYMRMLLSFLGAFFPPEEFADSQTRASQLAPEDRSLSAERLRGITASHRAWVLDAGARAGLRAQWRSLFKSFDAVICPILPTPAFPHDHSPQQNLRLINIDGKDYPYSDQLAWPGLATLPGLPATAVPLGLSKDGLPVGVQIIGPFLEDRTPLKLAELIEREFGGFVAPPLFND, from the coding sequence GTGGCAAAATCCGAATGGAGTTTCAAGAGCGCGGTCGAGCTATCGGCGGCACTGACGGCCAAGAAGGTTTCCGCGGTCGAGCTCACGCAGGATGCGATCGCCCGCATCGAGCGACACGACGAAAAGATCAACGCGATCTGCGTCCGGGATTTCGACCGTGCGCTGGACGCCGCACGTGAGGCGGACGCCGCATTGGCCCGCGGCGAGCGCAAGCCGCTGCTCGGCCTGCCGATGACGATCAAGGAATCCTTCAACATCGCCGGCCTGCCCACGACCTGGGGATTCGTGCCGCAGAAGGATTTCAAGCCCGCCGAAGACGCCCTGGCGGTCGCGCGTATCAGGCAGGCCGGCGGGGTCATCCTCGGCAAGACCAATGTGCCGGTGGGACTGGGCGACTGGCAGAGCTACAACGACATCTATGGCACCACGAACAACCCCTATGATCTCGGCCGCACACCGGGTGGATCCTCCGGAGGATCGTCGGCAGCCCTCGCCGCGGGCTATTGCGCGCTCGCGACCGGCTCCGACATCGGAGGCTCGCTGCGTGTGCCGGCCTTTCATTGCGGCATCTTCGCCCACAAGCCGACCATCAATCTCTGCCCGGCGCGCGGCGAGACCCCGCCGCCGTTTCCAGCAATTCCGCGCGAGGGCGACCTCGCCGTCATCGGTCCGATGGCACGAACGGCAGCAGACCTGTCCTTGCTGCTCGACGTCATGGCCGGACCGGATCCGCTGGATGCCGGTGTCGCCTACAATCTCGACTTGCCCGTTGCACGACATCAATCGTTGCGGGACTTTCGTGTCCTGATGATCGACAGCCACCCGCTGCTGCCAACCGACCGGGACGTCCGTGGCGCGATCGATAGGCTCGCCACCGACCTGTCGAAGGTCGGCGTGACGATCGCCCGCGAGAGCGTCCAGTTCGTGGACTTCGCGGAGACGTCGCGGCTCTACATGCGCATGCTGCTGAGCTTTCTCGGCGCATTCTTCCCGCCGGAGGAGTTTGCGGATTCACAGACCCGGGCGAGCCAGCTTGCGCCCGAGGATCGCAGCCTCAGTGCGGAGCGGCTGCGCGGCATCACCGCAAGCCACCGAGCCTGGGTACTCGACGCTGGCGCCCGCGCCGGCCTGCGCGCGCAATGGCGCTCGCTGTTCAAGAGCTTCGACGCGGTGATCTGCCCGATCCTGCCGACGCCGGCCTTTCCGCATGACCATTCGCCGCAGCAGAACCTGCGACTCATTAACATCGACGGCAAGGACTATCCGTATTCCGATCAGCTCGCCTGGCCCGGTCTTGCGACGCTTCCCGGCCTGCCGGCAACGGCTGTTCCGCTCGGTCTATCGAAGGACGGACTGCCGGTCGGCGTGCAAATCATCGGGCCCTTTCTCGAGGACCGCACGCCGCTGAAGCTCGCCGAGCTGATCGAACGCGAGTTCGGCGGGTTCGTGGCGCCGCCCTTGTTCAATGACTGA
- the mbfA gene encoding iron exporter MbfA, with the protein MKNFADLTEREVLAVAISSEEEDSRIYMSFAEDLKERYPDSAKIFEQMAEEERGHRHMLLEMYEQRFGPHLPPIRREDVKGFLRRRPVWLTKNLPLDTVRREVETMELQAERFYVKAAEQAQDVGVRRLLGDLAEAEKGHEEVAAKLTDQILSSDVRAEEDRTNRRMFVLQYVQPGLAGLMDGSVSTLAPLFAAAFATHQNWQTFLVGLAASIGAGISMGFAEALSDDGSLTGRGSPWLRGLTCGLMTTLGGLGHTLPYLVPDTWANAFWIATGIAGIVVFFELWAIAFIRARYMDTPFLQAVFQIVLGGAIVLAVGILIGAA; encoded by the coding sequence GTGAAGAATTTTGCCGATCTCACCGAGCGCGAGGTGCTTGCTGTCGCGATCTCCTCCGAGGAGGAGGACAGCCGCATCTATATGAGCTTCGCCGAGGACTTGAAGGAGCGCTATCCGGACTCGGCCAAAATCTTCGAGCAGATGGCCGAGGAAGAGCGCGGCCATCGTCACATGCTGCTGGAAATGTACGAGCAGCGCTTCGGTCCGCATTTGCCCCCGATCCGCCGCGAGGACGTCAAAGGCTTCCTGCGCCGTCGTCCGGTCTGGCTCACCAAAAACCTGCCGCTCGACACCGTCCGCAGGGAAGTCGAGACCATGGAATTGCAGGCCGAGCGCTTTTACGTGAAGGCCGCCGAACAGGCGCAGGATGTCGGCGTGCGCCGCCTGCTCGGCGATCTGGCCGAGGCCGAGAAAGGCCACGAAGAGGTGGCGGCGAAGCTGACGGACCAGATCCTGAGCTCAGACGTGCGCGCCGAGGAAGACCGCACCAACCGGCGCATGTTCGTGTTGCAATATGTGCAACCAGGTCTCGCCGGCCTGATGGACGGCTCCGTCTCGACGCTGGCGCCGCTGTTTGCGGCTGCCTTCGCCACGCATCAGAACTGGCAAACGTTTCTGGTCGGCCTCGCCGCCTCGATCGGTGCCGGCATCAGCATGGGTTTTGCGGAGGCGCTGTCGGACGACGGCTCCCTGACCGGGCGTGGTTCGCCCTGGCTGCGAGGTCTCACCTGCGGCTTGATGACGACGCTCGGCGGGCTTGGGCACACCCTGCCCTATCTCGTGCCCGATACCTGGGCCAACGCATTCTGGATCGCGACCGGAATTGCCGGAATCGTCGTGTTCTTCGAATTGTGGGCGATTGCCTTCATCCGCGCGCGCTACATGGACACGCCGTTCCTCCAGGCCGTGTTCCAGATCGTGCTCGGCGGCGCGATCGTGCTGGCGGTGGGGATACTGATCGGAGCGGCGTAG
- a CDS encoding alpha/beta fold hydrolase, which yields MTTLPDIPLPAGIRSRYVDDINGLRMHVLEAGFETKGRPCILLLHGFPELAFSWRKVMPALSSAGYHVIAPDQRGYGRTTGWSAEYDGDLAPFSLFNLVRDALGLVSAFGYRQVDVVGHDFGSPVAAWCALMRPDVFRSVAMMSAPFGGAPPLPFNTVDAPAKPPAEDPVHRELAALPRPRKHYQWYYATRRANADMHRAPQGVHDFLRAYYHHKSADWTDNKPYPLKSWSANELAKLPTYYVMDLNETMAETVAKEMPSPAAIAANQWLPDREIAYYSAEYGRTGFQGGLQWYRCGTSGAFNSQLELLAGRTIDVPSCFISGKQDWGTYQRPGVFEAMQARTCTQLLGCHLVHGAGHWVQQEQPAEVSRLLLDFLAKSRGVI from the coding sequence ATGACAACGCTCCCCGACATCCCGCTCCCCGCCGGCATCCGCTCACGCTATGTCGACGATATCAACGGCCTGCGCATGCATGTGCTGGAGGCCGGCTTCGAGACCAAGGGGCGGCCGTGCATCCTGCTGCTGCACGGCTTTCCCGAGCTCGCTTTCTCCTGGCGCAAGGTGATGCCGGCGCTGAGCTCGGCCGGCTATCACGTGATCGCGCCGGACCAGCGCGGCTATGGCCGGACGACGGGATGGAGCGCGGAGTACGACGGCGACCTCGCGCCCTTTTCGCTCTTCAACCTGGTGCGGGATGCGCTCGGGCTGGTGTCGGCGTTCGGTTATAGGCAGGTCGATGTGGTCGGACACGATTTCGGCAGTCCGGTGGCGGCCTGGTGCGCGCTGATGCGGCCCGACGTGTTTCGTTCGGTGGCGATGATGAGCGCGCCGTTCGGCGGAGCGCCGCCGCTGCCGTTCAACACGGTCGACGCGCCGGCAAAGCCACCGGCCGAAGACCCCGTGCATCGCGAGCTCGCCGCCTTGCCGCGCCCACGCAAGCATTATCAATGGTACTATGCGACACGCCGGGCCAATGCCGATATGCACCGCGCGCCGCAAGGCGTGCATGATTTCCTGCGCGCCTACTATCATCACAAGAGCGCTGACTGGACCGACAACAAGCCATATCCGCTGAAGTCCTGGTCGGCGAATGAGCTTGCAAAGCTGCCGACCTATTATGTGATGGACCTGAACGAGACCATGGCCGAGACGGTCGCAAAGGAGATGCCCTCGCCGGCCGCGATCGCCGCCAATCAATGGCTGCCCGACCGCGAGATCGCCTATTACAGCGCCGAATATGGCCGAACCGGATTCCAGGGCGGCCTGCAATGGTATCGCTGCGGCACGTCGGGTGCATTCAACAGCCAGCTCGAATTGCTGGCCGGCCGCACCATCGACGTCCCCTCCTGCTTCATCTCGGGCAAGCAGGATTGGGGCACCTATCAGCGCCCCGGCGTGTTCGAGGCTATGCAAGCGCGGACCTGCACGCAGCTGCTCGGCTGCCACCTTGTCCACGGCGCCGGTCACTGGGTGCAGCAGGAGCAACCGGCCGAGGTGAGCCGCCTGCTGCTCGATTTCCTGGCGAAGAGCCGCGGCGTGATTTGA
- a CDS encoding MBL fold metallo-hydrolase, which translates to MSLKYAVGDLTIHRIIEQETSFVPALEMLPGLTPELLAENRAWMREAKALDDSDTLMLCFQSYVIKTPHHTILVDSCIGNDKPRPQRPKWNMKTDDTYLRGLAAAGFSVGDIEFVMCTHLHVDHVGWNTRLENGRWVPTFPKARYVFAKQEFDHWTEQNAKAEVPPFADSVLPVVEAKRHELVGNDHQIGDHVRILPTPGHTPGHIAITMGHGKDDAVFSGDLMHSPIQTLYPELSVKFDLDQARAATTRRSFLERYCDTDTLCCTAHFPSPSVGKIRRKGSGFVCAAV; encoded by the coding sequence ATGAGCCTGAAATACGCGGTCGGCGATCTCACCATCCATCGGATCATCGAGCAGGAAACCTCGTTCGTGCCGGCACTGGAGATGTTGCCGGGGCTGACGCCGGAGCTGCTGGCCGAGAACCGCGCCTGGATGAGGGAGGCGAAAGCCCTGGATGACAGCGACACGTTGATGCTGTGCTTCCAGTCCTATGTGATCAAGACGCCGCACCACACCATTCTGGTCGACAGCTGCATCGGCAACGACAAGCCCCGGCCGCAGCGGCCGAAATGGAACATGAAGACTGACGACACCTATCTGCGCGGTCTCGCCGCCGCAGGTTTTTCGGTCGGCGACATCGAATTCGTGATGTGCACGCATCTGCATGTCGATCACGTCGGCTGGAACACGCGGCTGGAGAACGGCCGCTGGGTGCCGACTTTCCCGAAGGCGCGCTACGTCTTCGCCAAGCAGGAGTTCGATCACTGGACCGAGCAGAACGCGAAGGCGGAGGTGCCGCCCTTCGCCGACAGCGTGCTGCCGGTGGTCGAGGCCAAACGCCACGAGCTCGTCGGCAACGATCACCAGATCGGCGATCACGTCCGCATCCTGCCGACGCCGGGCCACACGCCGGGCCATATCGCCATCACGATGGGCCACGGCAAGGACGACGCCGTGTTCTCCGGCGATCTCATGCATTCGCCGATCCAGACGCTCTATCCGGAGCTGTCGGTCAAGTTCGACCTCGATCAGGCCAGGGCAGCAACGACGCGCCGCAGCTTCCTGGAACGCTATTGCGACACCGACACGCTGTGCTGCACCGCGCATTTCCCCTCGCCGTCGGTGGGGAAGATCCGGCGCAAGGGCAGCGGCTTCGTTTGCGCGGCGGTGTAG